CTGCTTAAATTAGGGGGCGTACCGGAGGTGCGCAATGCCTGCTACCCCTGAATACTGGGGAGTTCAGGAATCAGGAGGGGGTACCAATGGACGAACCGGTCGAGATCGGACGCCGGGTGCAGCGTCTGCGTAACCAGCGCGGACTGACACAGCGCCAGCTGGCAGAGCCCTCCTACACGCCCGCGTATGTCTCGACCCTGGAGTCCGGCAAGGTCCGGCCCTCCGAGACCGCGCTTCGCTTCCTCGCGGAACGGCTCGGCACGACATACGAGGAGCTGACCACCGGACGGCCCGCCCATGTGGCCACCGAGCTGCGGCTCGCCCTCACCGACGCCCAGCAGCAGCTGGCCACCGGCGCAGCCGACGAGGCCGCCGTCAGCTACCGCCGTCTCCTGACCGACGCGGAACACCTCGGCCTCGCTCCCGAGCAGGCCGAGGCGCTGCTCGGGCTCGGCGACTGCGCTCTGGAATCAGGTGAACTGGCCGATGCGGGACGGCACTTCGAGGAGGCGGAGCGGCTCCTGGCCGGTGAACCGCTGCCCCGCCGCGCCCGCGCGATCCGGGGCCGTGCCGTCGCGCACCTGCTGGCCGGGGAGCTGCGCTACGCCTGCTACCTCCTCGAGTCCACCATCGACGAGCTCGGAACGAGCGGCCTGGCCGACCCCGAGGCGCTGGTTCTGCTGTACGCCGCCGTCATCGGCCCGTACATCGACATGGGCGCCCTCGCCCGTGCCGCACACGCCGCCGAACTCGCCCTGGCCCTGGCGCCGCAGGTCAGCGATCCGGCACTGGTGGCGGGCATGCACCGGCAGGTGGCCCGCACCTTCCTGGCCGAAGGACGCACGGCGGACGCCGACGCCTCGCTCGCCAAGGCCCAGGCGATCTACCGCCAGCTGAGACTGCGGACCGACCTCGCACACTGCCACTGGATGCGCGGCTACGTCCAGGCACAGAACGGCGAACTCGCTTTCGCTGAAAAGGAGTTGCGCACCGCCCGGGACATGCTGACCGCCAAGCGCGCCGTGCTCTACACCGCCCAGGTGGAGGT
This window of the Streptomyces sp. SLBN-118 genome carries:
- a CDS encoding helix-turn-helix transcriptional regulator, whose protein sequence is MDEPVEIGRRVQRLRNQRGLTQRQLAEPSYTPAYVSTLESGKVRPSETALRFLAERLGTTYEELTTGRPAHVATELRLALTDAQQQLATGAADEAAVSYRRLLTDAEHLGLAPEQAEALLGLGDCALESGELADAGRHFEEAERLLAGEPLPRRARAIRGRAVAHLLAGELRYACYLLESTIDELGTSGLADPEALVLLYAAVIGPYIDMGALARAAHAAELALALAPQVSDPALVAGMHRQVARTFLAEGRTADADASLAKAQAIYRQLRLRTDLAHCHWMRGYVQAQNGELAFAEKELRTARDMLTAKRAVLYTAQVEVELADVLRRLGRHDEAAGLLSALLELGDRHGAVHAGGAHRLLGLIAEERGDTEAAEEHYVVALALLERSGASGDLADLCRLLGDLLRRGGRTEAALDAYRTGLGHRAAPGTTTLGPAPAAPAFTQR